In a single window of the Delftia tsuruhatensis genome:
- the uvrA gene encoding excinuclease ABC subunit UvrA: MTQGLIRIRGARQHNLQNLDLDIRTGELTVVTGPSGSGKSSLVFDTLYAEGQRRYVETFSAYARQFLDRMDKPAVDRVEGVPPAIAIDQTNPVRNSRSTVGTMTELNDHLKLLFARAAQLFDRDTAVPVRHDTPDSVLEELAARCRQAGDPRIAITFPVELPANTTAAEVEQWLSASGFTKVQAEREAEKAGAVEPAADAKGRKAKAAAPLKVKVLDVVADRFRLGHVERARVYEAIEVALKRGSGHMTVYVLPESAVEAAEPQLWKFSLGLHCPESGLSYQEPIPSLFSFNSAVGACEACRGFGRVIGVDWGLVIPNDKLTLRTGAIKPVQTPAWKEIQDDLMRHAEAEGIPRDTAWAKLTDAQKSWVLDGSPNWNGKWTQTWYGIKRFFEYLESKAYKMHIRVLLSKYRSYTECPTCGGARLKTESLLWRLGGKQAADAVLPPGEEGGRYRRFMPRGVSWSRAQLDALPGLCLHDLMQLPIVRLRDFFQQLAPAADAPAHDGEAQALKMLHAEIMARVQYLCDVGIGYLTLDRQSRTLSGGEVQRINLTTALGTSLVNTLFVLDEPSIGLHPRDMDRITEAMQRLRDAGNTLVVVEHDPAVMFAADRMIDMGPGPGARGGQIVFDGTPEDLRHADTLTGAYLGGRKQVGFGLKRMVTESTPRLILEGAREHNLRDISVDFPLQRLVTVTGVSGSGKSTLVQDVLVPALMRHFGKPTDAAGAFDRLMGADHLSDVMFVDQSPIGKTARSNPVSYVGAWDSIRELFAISPLARQRGYTAAKFSFNSGDGRCPTCGGSGFEHVEMQFLSDVYLRCPDCNGTRYRPEILEVTIERHAAGELQPRRLNVADVLELTVAEAAQLFAQDRDVIRALQPIVDVGLEYVKLGQPVPTLSGGEAQRLKLAGFLAEAAKAQAKSRQALARKGTLFLFDEPTTGLHFDDIAKLMRALRKLLEAGHSLIVIEHNLDVIRASDWLIDLGPEGGDGGGAIVAQGTPEEVRQVQSSHTAQALREYDLAMGVGGEAVREVAPMLYRPERKARAASAQLARNAIEIVNAKEHNLKQLSVDIPRGRFNVVTGVSGSGKSTLAFDILFNEGQRRYLESLNAYARSIVQPAGRPEVDAVYGIPPTVAIEQRLSRGGRKSTVGTTTEVWHFLRLLYVKLGTQHCIHDGAAVQPQTAESIAAQLLTQFRGQTIGLLAPLVVNRKGVYTELADWARPRGYTHLRVDGEFLPTTGFPRIDRFKEHTIELPVASLSVTVANERELRTHLAQALEIGKGVLHVLSGLDDLEGAMAGGRSTAGIGSLQVFSTQRACPVCATSYAELDPRLFSYNSKHGWCPDCVGTGVKLTKDQRKVYDDTLLVEDNRGREVKFEGQEIEDLAEVTCPTCQGTRLNATARAVRFHGVGIAEIARLSVTDVRHWVQALALSGRESDIARDLVPEIQSRLEFLEEVGLGYLTLDRGAPTLSGGEAQRIRLAAQLGSNLQGVCYVLDEPTIGLHARDNQILLNALHKLGDKGNTLVVVEHDEDTIRRADHIIDIGPSAGIRGGRLVAQGTAADIMAAEDSVTGRYLLHAMRHPFQPRLWVGEGVPPQPAAAAVPQAEPVPAKAAKSRKKAAPAIVEATLQPEALGWLTVRGAHLHNLHNVDARVPLKRLVAVTGVSGSGKSTLARDVMLANVAAWVGQRATKAGRDAMDAGKSPALVGCKGLQGFEGIDRVLEVDQTPIGKTPRSCPATYIGFWDTIRKLYAETLEAKARGYAAGRFSFNTGEGRCPACEGQGMRTIEMSFLPDVKVPCEVCHGARFNPETLAVSWRGKSIGDVLQMEVDEAVEFFASMPGIAHPLQLLKDVGLGYLTLGQPSPTLSGGEAQRIKLVTELTKVRDDVTRRGNKAPHTLYVLDEPTVGLHMADVDKLIRVLHRLVDAGHSVVVIEHDLDVIAEADWIIDLGPEGGKEGGRIVAAGTPEDLVAAGTHTGRALAPVLAR, translated from the coding sequence ATGACGCAGGGCCTGATTCGAATCCGCGGCGCACGCCAGCACAATCTCCAGAACCTCGATCTCGACATCCGCACAGGCGAACTCACGGTGGTCACGGGGCCCAGCGGCTCGGGCAAGTCCAGCCTGGTGTTCGATACCCTGTACGCAGAGGGCCAGCGCCGCTACGTGGAGACCTTCTCGGCCTATGCGCGCCAGTTCCTGGACCGCATGGACAAGCCGGCCGTGGACCGCGTGGAGGGGGTGCCGCCGGCCATTGCCATCGACCAGACCAATCCCGTGCGCAACTCGCGCTCCACCGTGGGCACGATGACGGAGCTGAACGACCACCTCAAGCTCTTGTTCGCGCGCGCGGCGCAATTGTTCGACCGCGACACCGCCGTGCCCGTGCGCCATGACACGCCCGACAGCGTGCTGGAGGAATTGGCCGCGCGCTGCCGGCAGGCTGGCGATCCGCGCATCGCCATCACCTTTCCCGTGGAGCTGCCGGCCAACACCACGGCCGCCGAGGTCGAACAATGGCTGTCGGCCAGCGGCTTCACCAAGGTCCAGGCCGAGCGCGAGGCCGAGAAGGCCGGCGCCGTGGAGCCCGCCGCCGATGCCAAGGGCAGGAAGGCCAAGGCCGCTGCGCCGCTCAAGGTCAAGGTGCTGGACGTGGTGGCCGACCGCTTCCGCCTGGGCCATGTGGAGCGCGCCCGCGTCTACGAAGCCATCGAGGTCGCCCTCAAGCGCGGCAGCGGCCACATGACCGTGTACGTGCTGCCTGAATCCGCCGTGGAGGCCGCCGAGCCGCAGCTGTGGAAGTTCTCGCTGGGCCTGCATTGCCCCGAAAGCGGCCTGAGCTACCAGGAGCCCATCCCCTCGCTGTTCTCGTTCAACTCCGCCGTGGGCGCCTGCGAGGCCTGCCGGGGCTTCGGCCGCGTGATCGGCGTGGACTGGGGCCTGGTCATCCCCAACGACAAGCTCACCCTGCGCACGGGCGCCATCAAGCCCGTGCAGACGCCGGCCTGGAAGGAGATCCAGGACGACCTGATGCGCCACGCCGAGGCCGAAGGCATCCCGCGCGACACGGCCTGGGCCAAGCTCACCGATGCCCAGAAATCCTGGGTGCTGGACGGCTCGCCCAACTGGAACGGCAAGTGGACCCAGACCTGGTACGGCATCAAGCGCTTCTTCGAATACCTGGAGAGCAAGGCCTACAAGATGCACATCCGGGTGCTGCTGTCCAAGTACCGCAGCTACACCGAATGCCCGACCTGCGGCGGCGCGCGCCTGAAGACCGAAAGCCTGCTGTGGCGCCTGGGCGGCAAGCAGGCGGCCGATGCCGTGCTGCCACCGGGCGAGGAGGGCGGTCGCTACCGCCGCTTCATGCCGCGGGGCGTGTCCTGGAGTCGCGCGCAGCTCGATGCGCTGCCCGGCCTGTGCCTGCACGACCTGATGCAACTGCCCATCGTGCGGCTGCGCGATTTCTTCCAGCAGCTGGCGCCGGCCGCCGATGCGCCCGCCCATGACGGCGAGGCCCAGGCGCTCAAGATGCTGCACGCCGAGATCATGGCGCGCGTGCAGTACCTGTGCGACGTGGGCATCGGCTATCTGACGCTGGACCGCCAGAGCCGTACCCTGTCGGGCGGCGAGGTGCAGCGCATCAACCTGACCACGGCCCTGGGCACCTCGCTGGTCAACACCCTGTTCGTGCTGGACGAGCCCAGCATCGGCCTGCATCCGCGCGACATGGACCGCATCACCGAGGCCATGCAGCGCCTGCGCGATGCGGGCAACACCCTGGTGGTGGTCGAGCATGATCCGGCCGTGATGTTCGCCGCCGACCGCATGATCGACATGGGCCCGGGCCCCGGCGCGCGCGGCGGCCAGATCGTCTTCGACGGCACGCCCGAGGACCTGCGCCATGCCGACACGCTGACCGGTGCCTACCTGGGCGGGCGCAAGCAGGTGGGCTTCGGCCTCAAGCGCATGGTCACCGAGTCCACGCCGCGCCTGATCCTCGAAGGCGCGCGCGAGCACAACCTGCGCGACATCTCGGTGGACTTCCCGCTGCAGCGCCTGGTCACCGTCACGGGCGTCAGCGGCTCGGGCAAGTCCACGCTGGTCCAGGACGTGCTGGTGCCCGCGCTGATGCGCCATTTCGGCAAGCCCACGGACGCGGCGGGCGCCTTCGACCGCCTGATGGGCGCCGACCACCTGAGCGACGTGATGTTCGTGGACCAGTCACCCATCGGCAAGACGGCGCGCTCCAACCCCGTCAGCTATGTCGGTGCCTGGGACAGCATCCGCGAGCTGTTCGCCATCTCGCCGCTGGCGCGCCAGCGCGGCTACACGGCGGCCAAGTTCAGCTTCAACAGCGGCGATGGCCGCTGCCCCACCTGCGGCGGCTCGGGTTTCGAGCATGTGGAGATGCAGTTCCTGTCCGACGTCTATCTGCGCTGCCCCGACTGCAACGGCACGCGCTACCGTCCGGAGATCCTCGAAGTCACCATCGAGCGCCATGCGGCCGGCGAACTGCAGCCGCGCCGGCTCAACGTGGCCGACGTGCTCGAACTCACCGTGGCCGAGGCGGCCCAGCTGTTCGCCCAGGACCGCGACGTCATCCGCGCGCTGCAGCCCATCGTGGACGTGGGCCTGGAGTATGTGAAGCTGGGCCAGCCCGTGCCGACGCTGTCAGGTGGCGAGGCCCAGCGCCTGAAGCTCGCCGGCTTCCTGGCCGAGGCCGCCAAGGCCCAGGCCAAGTCCAGGCAGGCGCTGGCCAGGAAGGGCACCCTGTTCCTGTTCGACGAACCGACCACGGGCCTGCACTTCGACGACATCGCCAAGCTCATGCGCGCGCTGCGCAAGCTGCTGGAGGCCGGCCACTCGCTGATCGTCATCGAGCACAACCTGGACGTGATCCGCGCCAGCGACTGGCTGATCGACCTCGGCCCCGAAGGTGGCGACGGCGGCGGCGCCATCGTCGCCCAGGGCACGCCCGAGGAAGTGCGCCAGGTCCAGTCCTCGCACACGGCCCAGGCGCTGCGCGAATACGACCTGGCCATGGGCGTGGGCGGCGAGGCCGTGCGCGAGGTCGCACCCATGCTCTACCGGCCCGAGCGCAAGGCGCGCGCGGCCTCGGCGCAGCTGGCCCGCAACGCCATCGAGATCGTCAACGCCAAGGAGCACAACCTCAAGCAGCTGTCGGTGGACATTCCGCGCGGCCGCTTCAACGTGGTCACCGGCGTGTCGGGCTCGGGCAAGTCCACGCTGGCCTTCGACATCCTGTTCAACGAAGGCCAGCGCCGCTACCTCGAATCGCTGAATGCCTATGCGCGCTCCATCGTCCAGCCCGCGGGCCGGCCCGAGGTGGATGCGGTCTACGGCATTCCGCCCACCGTGGCCATCGAGCAGCGCCTGTCGCGTGGCGGGCGCAAGTCCACCGTGGGCACGACCACCGAGGTCTGGCACTTCCTGCGCCTGCTCTACGTCAAGCTGGGCACCCAGCACTGCATCCATGACGGCGCCGCCGTGCAGCCGCAGACCGCCGAAAGCATCGCGGCCCAGCTGCTCACGCAGTTCCGAGGCCAGACCATCGGCCTGCTGGCGCCGCTGGTGGTCAACCGCAAGGGCGTCTACACCGAGCTGGCCGACTGGGCGCGTCCACGCGGCTACACGCATCTGCGCGTGGATGGCGAATTCCTGCCGACCACGGGCTTTCCGCGCATCGACCGCTTCAAGGAACACACCATCGAGCTGCCCGTGGCCAGCCTCTCGGTGACGGTTGCCAACGAGCGTGAGCTGCGCACCCATCTGGCCCAGGCGCTGGAGATCGGAAAGGGTGTACTGCATGTGCTGTCCGGCCTGGACGACCTGGAAGGCGCCATGGCCGGCGGCCGCAGCACGGCCGGCATCGGAAGCCTGCAGGTGTTCTCCACCCAGCGCGCCTGCCCGGTCTGCGCCACCAGCTATGCCGAGCTGGACCCGCGCCTGTTCTCCTACAACAGCAAGCACGGCTGGTGTCCCGATTGCGTGGGCACGGGCGTCAAGCTCACCAAGGACCAGCGCAAGGTCTATGACGACACCCTGCTGGTCGAGGACAACCGGGGCCGCGAGGTCAAGTTCGAAGGCCAGGAGATCGAGGACCTGGCCGAGGTGACCTGTCCCACTTGCCAGGGCACGCGCCTGAACGCCACGGCGCGCGCCGTGCGCTTCCATGGCGTGGGCATCGCCGAGATCGCCCGGCTGTCCGTCACCGACGTGCGCCACTGGGTGCAGGCCCTGGCCCTGTCGGGCCGCGAGTCCGACATCGCCCGTGACCTGGTCCCCGAAATCCAGAGCCGCCTCGAATTCCTCGAGGAAGTGGGGCTGGGCTATCTCACGCTGGACCGTGGCGCGCCCACGCTGTCGGGCGGCGAGGCCCAGCGCATCCGGCTGGCCGCCCAACTGGGCAGCAACCTGCAGGGCGTGTGCTACGTGCTGGACGAGCCCACCATCGGCCTGCATGCGCGTGACAACCAGATATTGCTCAACGCCCTGCACAAGCTGGGCGACAAGGGCAACACCCTGGTCGTGGTCGAGCATGACGAGGACACCATCCGCCGCGCCGACCACATCATCGACATCGGCCCCAGCGCCGGCATACGCGGCGGCCGCCTGGTCGCCCAGGGCACGGCGGCCGACATCATGGCGGCCGAGGACTCGGTGACGGGCCGCTACCTGCTGCATGCCATGCGCCATCCGTTCCAGCCCCGCCTGTGGGTGGGCGAAGGCGTGCCGCCGCAGCCGGCCGCTGCGGCTGTGCCCCAGGCCGAGCCGGTGCCTGCCAAGGCTGCCAAGTCCCGCAAGAAGGCCGCGCCGGCCATTGTCGAGGCCACCCTCCAGCCCGAGGCCCTGGGCTGGCTCACCGTGCGCGGCGCCCATCTGCACAACCTGCACAACGTGGATGCGCGCGTGCCGCTCAAGCGCCTGGTCGCCGTCACGGGCGTCAGCGGCTCGGGCAAGTCCACGCTGGCGCGCGACGTGATGCTGGCCAATGTGGCCGCCTGGGTGGGCCAGCGGGCCACCAAGGCCGGGCGCGATGCCATGGATGCGGGCAAGTCGCCCGCCCTCGTGGGCTGCAAGGGCCTGCAGGGCTTCGAGGGAATAGACCGCGTGCTGGAGGTGGACCAGACCCCCATCGGCAAGACGCCGCGCAGCTGCCCCGCCACCTACATCGGCTTCTGGGACACCATCCGCAAGCTCTATGCCGAAACGCTGGAGGCCAAGGCGCGTGGCTACGCGGCCGGGCGCTTCTCGTTCAACACCGGCGAAGGCCGCTGCCCGGCCTGTGAGGGCCAGGGCATGCGCACCATCGAGATGAGCTTCCTGCCCGATGTGAAGGTGCCCTGCGAGGTCTGCCACGGCGCGCGCTTCAACCCCGAGACCCTGGCTGTCTCCTGGCGCGGCAAGAGCATCGGCGATGTGCTGCAGATGGAGGTGGACGAGGCCGTGGAGTTCTTCGCCAGCATGCCCGGCATCGCCCATCCGCTGCAGCTGCTCAAGGACGTGGGCCTGGGTTATCTCACGCTGGGCCAGCCCTCGCCCACCCTGTCCGGTGGCGAAGCCCAGCGCATCAAGCTGGTGACCGAACTGACCAAGGTGCGCGACGACGTCACGCGGCGCGGCAACAAGGCGCCACATACGCTGTATGTGCTGGACGAGCCGACGGTGGGCCTGCACATGGCCGACGTGGACAAGCTCATCCGCGTACTGCACCGGCTGGTCGATGCAGGCCACAGCGTGGTCGTCATCGAGCATGACCTGGACGTGATCGCCGAGGCCGACTGGATCATCGACCTCGGCCCCGAAGGTGGCAAGGAAGGCGGCCGCATCGTCGCGGCCGGCACGCCGGAAGATCTGGTGGCGGCGGGCACGCACACGGGGCGCGCCCTGGCCCCCGTGCTGGCCCGTTGA
- a CDS encoding MFS transporter yields MPLSLLALAAGAFGIGTTEFIIMGLLTQVSQDLHISIPTAGTLISGYAIGVAVGAPVLTLLTRQWPRKRLLLALMLIFIAGNLAAAFAPSYAWLMSARVLTSLTHGTFFGVGAVVATGLVPVDKKASAIALMFSGLTLATLLGVPAGAWIGQMFGWRSAFLAVAVIGVLAFAILAAFVPRDQGRPEVTPLAQELAVLANGQVWLGLGITAFGFAGVFALYTYVEPLLTQVTHMGDSLVALTLLLFGAGLAAGNLLGGKLADRGVMRALVWSIVALMLVLASGRWAFGHQAVAMAYVIVLGIVAFATVAPMQMRVLEQAGPHGANLVSSLNIAAFNLGNALGAWAGGMALAGGLGLVHLGWTAAALTAVGLVLVFWSSRLPAAATQGAGVACA; encoded by the coding sequence ATGCCTCTCTCCCTCCTCGCCCTGGCGGCCGGTGCCTTCGGCATAGGCACCACGGAATTCATCATCATGGGCCTGCTGACCCAGGTCAGCCAGGATCTCCACATCAGCATTCCCACGGCCGGCACGCTGATCTCGGGCTATGCCATCGGCGTGGCCGTGGGCGCGCCCGTGCTCACGCTGCTGACGCGCCAGTGGCCGCGCAAGCGCCTGCTGCTGGCGCTGATGCTGATCTTCATCGCCGGCAATCTGGCGGCCGCCTTCGCGCCCAGCTATGCATGGCTGATGTCGGCACGCGTGCTGACTTCGCTGACCCACGGCACCTTCTTCGGCGTGGGCGCCGTGGTGGCCACGGGCCTGGTGCCGGTGGACAAGAAGGCGTCGGCGATTGCGCTGATGTTCTCGGGCCTGACCCTGGCCACCCTGCTGGGCGTGCCTGCCGGCGCCTGGATCGGCCAGATGTTCGGCTGGCGCAGCGCCTTCCTGGCCGTGGCCGTGATCGGCGTGCTGGCCTTTGCCATCCTGGCCGCCTTCGTACCGCGCGACCAGGGCCGCCCCGAGGTCACGCCGCTGGCGCAGGAACTGGCCGTGCTGGCCAACGGCCAGGTCTGGCTGGGCCTGGGCATCACGGCCTTCGGCTTTGCCGGCGTGTTCGCGCTCTATACCTATGTCGAGCCGCTGCTGACCCAGGTCACCCACATGGGTGACAGTTTGGTCGCGCTGACCCTGCTGCTGTTCGGCGCGGGCCTGGCGGCAGGCAACCTGCTGGGCGGCAAGCTGGCCGACCGGGGCGTGATGCGCGCCCTGGTGTGGAGCATCGTGGCGCTGATGCTGGTGCTGGCCTCCGGGCGCTGGGCCTTCGGCCACCAGGCCGTGGCCATGGCCTATGTGATCGTGCTGGGCATCGTGGCCTTCGCCACGGTGGCGCCCATGCAGATGCGCGTGCTGGAGCAGGCCGGCCCCCACGGTGCCAACCTGGTGTCCAGCCTGAACATCGCGGCCTTCAACCTGGGCAATGCCCTGGGCGCCTGGGCCGGCGGCATGGCCCTGGCCGGTGGCCTGGGCCTGGTCCACCTGGGCTGGACCGCTGCCGCGCTGACGGCCGTGGGCCTGGTGCTGGTGTTCTGGAGCAGCCGCTTGCCCGCAGCTGCCACGCAGGGCGCAGGCGTTGCCTGCGCCTGA
- a CDS encoding LysR family transcriptional regulator: MPDSRLAALPDNSGPEANRFAELEMLVLVAERGSLSAAARQLGISPSAVSKTMSRLEARLGVQLLQRSTRRMQLTPEGSQLYERGKRVLADLDELEACVAVRSAPRGLVRINTSSSTGKMLLVPLVPQLLAAHPGLSLEISLSDQIVDLVEAGIDIAIRWGQLPPSDMVARLLGHTRQVILASPAYLERMGRPLHPTDLARHVRLGWSYQRAIPHWPFLVDGQRVAVEIGEVVRVNDGDVMRELALAGAGLARLSLYHAWEDLQAGRLVPVLEDFNTGDLEPIHAVYLGKPDRLPPRTRAVLDFLQAHVDLRHAQRLPAPH, encoded by the coding sequence ATGCCCGATTCCCGCCTTGCCGCCCTCCCCGACAACAGCGGCCCGGAGGCCAACCGCTTCGCCGAACTGGAGATGCTGGTGCTGGTCGCCGAACGCGGCAGCCTGTCGGCTGCGGCACGCCAACTGGGCATCTCGCCCTCGGCCGTGAGCAAGACCATGTCGCGGCTGGAGGCACGGCTGGGCGTGCAGCTATTGCAGCGCAGCACGCGTCGCATGCAGCTCACGCCCGAAGGTTCTCAGCTTTATGAGCGTGGCAAGCGCGTGCTGGCCGACCTGGACGAACTGGAGGCCTGCGTGGCCGTGCGCAGCGCGCCGCGCGGGCTGGTGCGCATCAACACCAGCTCATCGACGGGCAAGATGCTGCTGGTGCCGCTGGTGCCCCAGCTGCTGGCCGCGCACCCGGGCCTGAGCCTGGAGATCAGCCTGTCAGACCAGATCGTGGACCTCGTGGAGGCCGGCATCGACATCGCCATCCGCTGGGGCCAGTTGCCTCCTTCGGACATGGTGGCGCGCCTGCTGGGCCACACGCGGCAGGTGATCCTGGCTTCGCCCGCCTACCTGGAGCGCATGGGCCGGCCCCTGCATCCGACGGACCTGGCGCGCCATGTACGCCTGGGCTGGAGTTACCAGCGCGCCATACCGCACTGGCCCTTTCTGGTGGACGGTCAGCGCGTGGCGGTGGAGATCGGCGAGGTGGTGCGCGTCAACGACGGCGACGTCATGCGCGAGCTGGCGCTGGCCGGCGCGGGCCTGGCGCGCCTGTCGCTCTACCACGCCTGGGAGGATCTCCAGGCTGGGCGGCTGGTGCCGGTGCTGGAGGATTTCAACACCGGCGACCTGGAGCCCATCCACGCGGTCTACCTGGGCAAGCCGGACCGGCTGCCGCCACGCACGCGCGCGGTGCTCGACTTCCTGCAGGCCCACGTGGACCTGCGGCATGCGCAGCGGTTGCCGGCGCCGCATTGA
- a CDS encoding MFS transporter produces MTTATDPRVIRKVVTSALIGATIEWYDFFLYGVVAGIVFSKLYFPGDDPLVSMLLAYTTFAVGFVTRPLGGVIFGHFGDRVGRKSILVITLMIMGVSTFLIGLLPTHAQIGVAAPILLLLLRVAQGIGLGGEWGGAVLMAYEYAPREKRGFYASLPQVGLAIGLFMASGVVALLSWLCTEEQFMAWGWRIAFLISGLMVAVGMYIRLHVKETPEFAAVKARNAETAIPFMDMLRRYPGNVLKGMGARYIDGVFFNVFGVFSITYLTSTLQISRTDALIGVMVAAVVMCVTIPFFGHLSDRLGRTRVYLWGSLITAVSAFPAFWLMGHSDGNVLLVWIAIVVPFGILYASIYGPEAALFCDLFDAKVRYTGISFVYQFSGIFASGITPIIATALVKTSGGSPWLVCLYVLFAGLVSAWCAWAIGKTSPTTPQTFAPTRNAGLGL; encoded by the coding sequence ATGACGACGGCAACCGATCCCAGGGTGATTCGCAAGGTGGTGACCTCGGCGCTGATTGGCGCGACGATCGAGTGGTACGACTTTTTCCTGTACGGCGTGGTCGCCGGCATCGTCTTCAGCAAACTGTACTTTCCCGGAGACGATCCGCTGGTCTCCATGCTGCTGGCCTACACCACCTTTGCCGTGGGCTTCGTCACCCGGCCGCTGGGCGGCGTGATCTTCGGGCACTTCGGGGACAGGGTGGGGCGCAAGAGCATCCTGGTGATCACGCTGATGATCATGGGCGTGTCCACCTTCCTGATCGGCCTGCTGCCCACCCATGCCCAGATCGGCGTGGCGGCGCCCATTTTGCTGCTGCTGCTGCGCGTGGCCCAGGGCATCGGCCTGGGCGGCGAATGGGGCGGCGCCGTGCTCATGGCCTATGAGTACGCGCCCAGGGAAAAACGGGGCTTCTATGCATCCCTGCCCCAGGTGGGCCTGGCCATCGGGCTGTTCATGGCCTCGGGCGTGGTGGCCCTGCTGTCATGGCTGTGCACCGAGGAGCAGTTCATGGCCTGGGGCTGGCGCATCGCCTTCCTGATCTCGGGGCTGATGGTGGCCGTGGGCATGTACATCCGGCTGCACGTGAAGGAGACGCCCGAGTTCGCGGCCGTCAAGGCGCGCAATGCGGAAACCGCGATCCCGTTCATGGACATGCTGCGCCGCTATCCGGGCAACGTGCTCAAGGGCATGGGCGCGCGCTACATCGATGGCGTGTTCTTCAATGTCTTTGGCGTGTTCTCGATCACCTATCTGACCTCCACCCTGCAGATCAGCCGCACCGATGCCCTGATTGGCGTGATGGTGGCCGCCGTGGTGATGTGCGTGACCATTCCCTTCTTCGGCCACCTGTCGGACCGGCTGGGCCGCACCCGGGTCTATCTGTGGGGTTCGCTGATCACGGCGGTATCGGCCTTTCCGGCCTTCTGGCTCATGGGGCACAGCGACGGCAACGTATTGCTGGTCTGGATCGCCATCGTCGTGCCCTTCGGCATCCTGTATGCAAGCATCTATGGCCCCGAGGCCGCCTTGTTCTGCGACCTGTTCGACGCCAAGGTGCGCTATACCGGCATCTCCTTCGTCTACCAGTTCTCGGGCATCTTCGCATCGGGCATCACGCCCATCATCGCGACAGCCCTGGTCAAGACCTCGGGCGGCAGCCCGTGGCTGGTGTGCCTGTATGTGCTGTTCGCGGGACTGGTGTCGGCGTGGTGCGCATGGGCGATCGGAAAGACTTCGCCCACCACTCCCCAGACCTTTGCGCCGACACGGAATGCCGGACTGGGCCTGTAA